In Columba livia isolate bColLiv1 breed racing homer chromosome 25, bColLiv1.pat.W.v2, whole genome shotgun sequence, the following proteins share a genomic window:
- the LOC135576379 gene encoding uncharacterized protein LOC135576379 isoform X1: MSTRTPKSFSAELLSSGSTLKLYWYWTPVCPRRYSMPLTCLLALVVSTPISPGFPPAAAVGCVLCGPLLPPALSTDPSYHFCYEGEHLTFLCMAKTMRKIGRFWFFNQTGEQIDLRSLYPLLTARLQLTATKVSAGECSYMYFMEDSGQEIPSKRSFPLTVEVQAAPVAPTFSLDPQQQVYRNRNSIKLLWSIPMSLDYVREVPNYTDFGLAVSIPVSNLKNCNYDLRLTGDNSRALTVVPILCTNLLVPLAQREATCVDKHRHVTRRAGGHECNCKEQVLF; the protein is encoded by the exons atgtcaaccagaactcccaagtccttctccgcagagctgctttccagtggGTCCACCCTCAAACTGTACTGGTACTGGACCCCCGTCTGTCCCAGGAGATATTCCATGCCACTAACATG CCTCCTTGCACTCGTTGTCTCAACGCCGATCTCTCCTGgctttcctccagctgctgccgtTGGCTGTGTCCTCTGTGG ACCCCTTTTACCCCCTGCGCTCTCCACAGACCCCAGTTACCATTTCTGTTATGAAGGGGAACATCTCACTTTTCTGTGCATGGCCAAGACGATGAGGAAAATTGGCAGATTTTGGTTCTTCAATCAAACTGGGGAGCAAATCGACCTGCGATCACTGTACCCCCTCCTGACTGCCCGGCTGCAGCTCACAGCTACAAAAGTGTCTGCTGGCGAGTGCTCATACATGTACTTCATGGAGGACTCTGGACAGGAAATCCCTTCCAAGCGGAGCTTTCCTCTCACCGTTGAGGTTCAGG ctgctccCGTGGCCCCAACTTTTTCCCTGGATCCTCAACAGCAGGTTTATAGAAACAGGAACTCCATCAAGCTCCTCTGGTCCATCCCCATGTCTCTGGATTATGTCAGAGAAGTCCCAAACTACACTGACTTTGGACTTGCCGTCTCCATCCCAGTGTCAAACCTGAAAAACTGCAACTACGATCTCCGGCTGACGGGAGATAACTCACGGGCTCTTACAGTTGTGCCTATTTTGTGTACAAATCTGCTCGTCCCATTGGCTCAGAGAGAAGCCACTTGTGTGGACAAGCACAGGCACGTCACAAGAAGAGCCGGAGGCCACGAAtgcaattgcaaagagcaagttttattttag
- the LOC135576379 gene encoding uncharacterized protein LOC135576379 isoform X2 has protein sequence MSTRTPKSFSAELLSSGSTLKLYCLLALVVSTPISPGFPPAAAVGCVLCGPLLPPALSTDPSYHFCYEGEHLTFLCMAKTMRKIGRFWFFNQTGEQIDLRSLYPLLTARLQLTATKVSAGECSYMYFMEDSGQEIPSKRSFPLTVEVQAAPVAPTFSLDPQQQVYRNRNSIKLLWSIPMSLDYVREVPNYTDFGLAVSIPVSNLKNCNYDLRLTGDNSRALTVVPILCTNLLVPLAQREATCVDKHRHVTRRAGGHECNCKEQVLF, from the exons atgtcaaccagaactcccaagtccttctccgcagagctgctttccagtggGTCCACCCTCAAACTGTACTG CCTCCTTGCACTCGTTGTCTCAACGCCGATCTCTCCTGgctttcctccagctgctgccgtTGGCTGTGTCCTCTGTGG ACCCCTTTTACCCCCTGCGCTCTCCACAGACCCCAGTTACCATTTCTGTTATGAAGGGGAACATCTCACTTTTCTGTGCATGGCCAAGACGATGAGGAAAATTGGCAGATTTTGGTTCTTCAATCAAACTGGGGAGCAAATCGACCTGCGATCACTGTACCCCCTCCTGACTGCCCGGCTGCAGCTCACAGCTACAAAAGTGTCTGCTGGCGAGTGCTCATACATGTACTTCATGGAGGACTCTGGACAGGAAATCCCTTCCAAGCGGAGCTTTCCTCTCACCGTTGAGGTTCAGG ctgctccCGTGGCCCCAACTTTTTCCCTGGATCCTCAACAGCAGGTTTATAGAAACAGGAACTCCATCAAGCTCCTCTGGTCCATCCCCATGTCTCTGGATTATGTCAGAGAAGTCCCAAACTACACTGACTTTGGACTTGCCGTCTCCATCCCAGTGTCAAACCTGAAAAACTGCAACTACGATCTCCGGCTGACGGGAGATAACTCACGGGCTCTTACAGTTGTGCCTATTTTGTGTACAAATCTGCTCGTCCCATTGGCTCAGAGAGAAGCCACTTGTGTGGACAAGCACAGGCACGTCACAAGAAGAGCCGGAGGCCACGAAtgcaattgcaaagagcaagttttattttag